In Aliarcobacter faecis, the genomic stretch AATGAAAATGATAATATATATCTAAAGCCTATTATAGAACCAAGTCAAAAATATATCATCCTTGATAAAAAAGTATTTGGTGAAGAATTGTTTTATAGTGTAGAAGATGGACATAGATATGAAATACCAAATTTTATAAATATTGTTTTAAATAAATGGAATGAAAAAAGACTAATGCTACTTTTAAAATATTTTGGACCAGAAAGATTAGCATCTCATATAATAGAACAAAAAGATATTAATTTATTAAAATCATTCAATAAGCACAAAGCACATATTTATAAACAATTAAATAATTAAAACAAATAAACTAAATAGGAAAATAAAATGCTACAAAAAACACAAGAAGTATTAGAACTTATTGCAAATGATGAGTTATTTGAAAATAATGATATGGGAACCTCTAAAAACATCTTTTAGAACGTCCAACTTTTCATTTTCTTGATTTTTTTAAAATCTTAGCTCAATTTTAGCTGAACTTTTTTAGAAACTCTGTGAAAATCCCCCTCTATTTTTACTATTTTTATGGATTTATATCCATTTTCCTATATTTTCACTTTTTCTAATCTTATTAGCTGTTCAAATCTAAAGTGGTTATAGGTTAAGTTAAGTAATCCTATTGATTCTTTGATCCTCTTTATTCCTATTGATCTCATATACAGAGCATTATTCATAGAGTTTGTCATAAATCCAAAGATATGTTCTACTCTTGCTCTGATTTTTGATTTTTTGTTATTTGATTCTTTTTGTTGTTCTGTAAGAGGACTACCTCTATAGCCTTTTTCATGGACAAAGCTTTCGCATTCAATGGCTTTAAGGTGTTCTTCTATCTCTTTACTTCTGTATGCACTATCAGCATGAAGCCTATTGTCTGTTTCATCAACTATATTTTCAATCTCTGTTGAATCATGAGGTGCTGCACTGGTTACAGAATATTTGGTAATGAGCTTTGTTTTCTCATCTGCATTGATATGATCTTTAAATCCAAAGTGTTTTTCACCTGATTTGGTCATCCATCTTGCATCGGTATCTTTTTGGCATAGTTTGGATTGTTTACCATTCTTATCTTTTTTACCAAACTTTAACGGCACTGCACCTTTTTTAATATCTGCATTATCCTCTTTAGAATTTCTTTGTTTTGGAAC encodes the following:
- a CDS encoding IS5 family transposase, whose amino-acid sequence is MAGLFDLEFHEKKIKKYQPILAKLDLVIDWEMFRETIEKALYVEPKGAGGRPPFDKIMMFKILILQKYYNLSDEQTEFQINDRTSFKQFLGLKIGDTIPDEKTIWHFKEQLANKDLSKSLFEMFAVALMDKGIIAKEGSIVDATFVDVPKQRNSKEDNADIKKGAVPLKFGKKDKNGKQSKLCQKDTDARWMTKSGEKHFGFKDHINADEKTKLITKYSVTSAAPHDSTEIENIVDETDNRLHADSAYRSKEIEEHLKAIECESFVHEKGYRGSPLTEQQKESNNKKSKIRARVEHIFGFMTNSMNNALYMRSIGIKRIKESIGLLNLTYNHFRFEQLIRLEKVKI
- a CDS encoding transcriptional regulator: MIKSSVQKILMVASKKIRAERIALELSQEEFANFVDIKYATYKTFEQKGKITFENYVKILIKINKEEQFNKFLEGFEFNDQKERTNKKNENDNIYLKPIIEPSQKYIILDKKVFGEELFYSVEDGHRYEIPNFINIVLNKWNEKRLMLLLKYFGPERLASHIIEQKDINLLKSFNKHKAHIYKQLNN